The genomic interval CTGCTCGGCGCGCTCGTCGTCGGTGACGAACTTCGAGAGCTTCCACTGGAGGGCGTCGACGACCACCGCGAGGCCCTCGTCGGTCAGTTCGTACTGGTTCGTCCGCTTGTCGAGTTCGCTCTTCTCGACGTACCCCTTCTCGACGAGGGTATCGAGGTTGGGGTAGAGGCGGCCGTGGTTGACTTCCTCACCGTAGAACTCCTCCAACTCGCGCTTGATGGCGAGACCGTACATCGGTTCCTCGGAGAGGATGGTCAGGATGTTCTGCTGGAAGGCGGTGAGGTTGCGAGCGGTACTCGTCTCTGTGAGTGTCTGTGCCTCTGACATAGACTCTGACACCCTCGGATTTGTCACGATGGTATTTAATCCTTCCCAACTCGGTCGGGGTTTTCAGAATTTATCCGCCGGTTGTACCACTACTCTGTACGGCATTTAAATACTCTTTCGAAAATCGGCTTTAGGTGTCACGCGGATTTCTGGTTCGGCGCGCCGGGTTTCGCGCCGGAAGCCGAAAGGACTTTCCTGACTTCGGACGGAACCTCTCCTGCACATGACGAACCTCTGGGAAGATCTGGAGACCGGACCGAACCCGCCCGAGGAGATCTACGCGGTCGTCGAGTGTCTCAAAGGCGAGCGCAACAAGTACGAGTACGACAAGGACATCCCCGGCGTGATGCTCGACCGCGTCCTCCACAGCAACGTCCACTACCCGAGCGACTACGGATTCATCCCCCAGTCGTACTACGACGACGAGGACCCCTTCGACGTGCTGGTCCTCGTCGAGGACCAGACGTTCCCCGGGTGTGTCATCGAGGCCCGTCCGGTCGCGTTGATGAAGATGGACGACGACGGCGAGCAGGACGACAAGGTCATCGCGGTTCCCTCCGAGGACCCCCGTTACGACCACATTCAGGACCTCGAAGACGTCCCCCAGCAGACCCTCGACGAGATAGACGAGTTCTTCGCGACCTACAAGAACCTCGAAGCTGGCAAGGAGGTCGAGACCCAGGGCTGGGAGGACAAGCAGGCCGCGAAGGACGCCATCGAGCACGCCATGGACCTCTACGAGCAGACGTTCGCGTAGCCGAACGCGTCCCATACCCTTCTCGTCAGTCTCAGCCAGCGGATACCTGCCCGAAACTATTTGAGGTTGGCCCGGACACCCCGAATCGATGGCGTTCGGGTCTCCGCTCGACGGTGCCGAGATGGTCGTCATGGCAGCCACGCTTCTGCTCTCGGGCGGGCTGGTCTTCTACGCCGCCCAGACGTTCAACGACTGGCGGCGCGACGGCGAGCGGGCACCGGTCGACGCGCTCAAGAACACGGTCGCCGGACAGAACCGGGTCGCGCTCGTCGTCCCCGACGGCCCGAGCATCGACGCCCTCGCCGCGGCGGTCGGCCTGCAGGCGCTCTGTCGGGAGTGGGGCGTCACCGCCCGACTGTTCGCCGAGGGCGCGGTGACCGGCGAGGACAGCAAGACGTTCTGCAACATCTTCGACCTCGAACTCACCGAGGTCGGCGAGACCGGCGACGACCTCACCGACTGCGACGCCGCAATCGCGGTCGGCGGCGGGGGCGGCGTCCCCCGGCTCTCGAACAACCCCCCGGTCGTCGCGGTCGTCCGCCACCGGCCCACCGCCGAGGAGAACATCCTCACCGTGACGCCGACCGACGACGGCGCGACCTCGACCACGGTCGCGCGCCTGCTCGACCAGGAGATGGTGATTCCCGACCAGCGAGTCGCCACCGCGCTGCTCTACGGGGTCCGGGCCGGGACTCGGGAGTTCCGCCGGGCGAACGGCCAGCACGACTACGAGGCCGCGGGGTTCCTCCACACCTACGCCGACCTCGGTCGCATCGAGGACCTCCGGTCGCCGGGCATGAGCGGCGACACCTTCGACGTGATCAGCGACGCGATAGCCAACCGCGAGCGGCGCGCGAGCTTCGCGGCGACCAACGTCGGGTCTGTTCCCGCGGTGTCGGCGCTGGAGGAGGCCGCCGACACGATGCTCCGGCTGGAGGGCGTCTCGACCGCCGCCGTCTTCGGCATCCACGAGGAGACCATCGTGGTCTCTTGCCGCGCCGAGGACGTCCGCACCAACGCCCTCGACATCCTCGACACCGCCTTCGAGAACAGCGAGACCACCGGCGGGAACACCGACTCGGCGACCGCGCGCGTCCCGCTCGGCCTGTTCGCGCAGGTGGACGGCGAACACGAGGAGACTCTCGACATGCTCATCGACACGAGCACCCGGAAGTCGCTGTTCGAGGCGTTCGAGAGTTCGTGAGGGCGTGGAAACGTCGGGAAGGTCCCGGTCGAGTTAGGAGGTTTCCGGTCGATGGTTCTGCTCGGTTTTTCGGGATGGGTGAGGGAGTCGTGAATTTCGAAACGGGTGAAGAAATCGTGACGCTAGCTATCGCCGGTACCTATGAAGACCGCACCGCCACCGCACCGCCACCGCACCGCCACCGCACCGCCACCGCACCGCGCCCCGTGCCTCCCCGCGTGCGAACTCGCTCGCGGTGCGAGCGAGTTCGCGGCGCATCCCGTGGTCGGTGGAGGTGCGCGAAACCGGGTTCGGGTTCGCCCCCGGTTCGCTGGCAATCCCTCATAATCGTTCGGGTCGAAGGCCGACCCTGCGAAAAGAAATTTCTTGTATCCGGTCCTCGTAGGGGGGTGCATGGGTCTCTTCGATAGGCTCCGTGGAGACGATAAGCCACGCGTTGCCTTCTTCGGTATCGACGGCGTGCCGTACAGCTTTCTCGAGGACCACTTCGACGAGTTCGAGAACCTCGCTACCCTCGCCGACGAGGGGTCGGCCGGGCCGATAGACAGCATCGTCCCGCCCGAGTCCTCGGCGTGCTGGCCCTCCCTCACCACCGGAGTCAACCCCGGTGAGACCGGCGTCTACGGCTTCCAGGACCGCGAAATCGGGAGCTACGACACCTACGTCCCGATGGGTCGAGACGTGCAGGCGACCCGGGTCTGGGACCGGGTGCAGGAGTCGGGGCGAGACGCCACGGTGATGAACGTCCCCGTCACCTTCCCGCCCCAGCGCAACGTCCAGCGGATGGTCTCGGGGTTCCTCTCGCCGGGCGTGGACAAGGCGGCGTACCCCGACGAGATGCGCGAGCAACTCGAATCGGTCGGATACAGAATCGACGCCAACGCGAAACTCGGCCACGACGAGGACAAATCGGAGTTCATCGAGAACGCCCACGAGACGCTCGACGCCCGCTACGAGGCGTTCAAGCACTACCTGCAGGAGGACGACTGGGACCTCTTTTTCGGCGTGTTCATGACGACCGACCGGGTCAACCACTTCCTGTTCAAGCACTACGAGGACGACGGCGAGTACCGCGAGGAGTTCCTCGACTTCTACCGGAAGCTCGACCGCTACCTCGGCGAGATTCGACAGAACCTTCCCGACGACGTGACGATGCTGGTCGCGTCCGACCACGGATTCACCTCGCTTGACTACGAGTTCTACGCCAACACCTGGCTCGAACGGGAGGGCTGGCTCTCCTTCGAGGACGACGACCACGAGGAACTGGGCGACATCACCGACGACACCGAGGCCTACTCGCTCATCCCCGGCCGGTTCTACATCAACCTCGAAGGCCGCGAACCCCGAGGAAGCGTCCCCGAGAGCGAGTACGAGGACAAACGCGCCCAGCTCAAGGAGGCACTCGAAAACCTCGAAGGCCCCGACGGCCGGAAGGTGGTCGAGCGCGTGGTCGAGAAGGAGGAGGCATTCCACGGCGACCACGACGACATCGCGCCCGACCTCGTCGCCATCCCCAACTACGGCTTCGACCTCAAGGCCGGGTTCAAGGGCCACGACGACGCGTTCGGGCAGGGTCCGCGAAACGGGATGCACAGCTTCGACAACGCCTCGCTGTTCGTCGACGACCCCGAGGCGAACGTCGAGGACGTCGACCTCTTCGACATCGCGCCCACCATCCTCGACCTGCTGGAGGCCGACTACGACGCCGCGGAGTTCGACGGCCGGAGCCTGGTGTAGCGTCGCGTCTTCGACCGCGAGCGCGTTGCACCGCGTCCTCGACCGCGAGCGCGTCGAACGCGAGACCACCGTCCGGATTCGGCCGCGAGACGCGGCCGAATCCGGCGAGAATGCCAAACGCTTAGTTTTTTTAGGAACTACGGTCGGCCGATGGTAGACCCCGACCAGTCTGACCCCGACGCCGAACCGGACGAGCGAGTCCGGGAAGCGGTCGAACGCTCCCGGAGCGGCGCGCCAGCGGCCGGGTCGGTCGTTCGCGACCGGTTCACGACCGACGAGGTGTTCCAGCGCATCCTCGCGGCCGCCGACGAGGAGATCACCTCGGGGAGCCGCGAACTGTTCTTCAGCGCGCTCGCGGGTGGTTTCGCCATCACCATCACGTTCATGCTGTACGTCTCGATGTCGGCCTCGACCGACAGCCACCCGGTGTTGAGCGCGTTGCTGTACCCGTTGGGGTTCATCTACATCATCATCGGCGGCTACCAACTCTACACCGAGAACACGCTCCCGCCGGTCGCGCTCACGCTCGAACGGGTGGCGAGCATCCCCGCGATGTTGCGCAACTGGACGGTCGTGCTCGCGGGGAACTTCGCTGGCGGCGCGGCCGGGGCGGCCGCGCTCGCGTTCGGCGGCGTCCTCTCGCCGGAGGCCGCGACCAAGGCGGCCGAGATCGCCCAGCACGGCGTCGAGACCGGCTGGTGGTCGCTGTTCGCGAAGGCCGCCTTCGCGGGGCTCATCGTCGCGGGCGTCGTCTGGGTGGAGTACGCCGCCCGCGACACCATCTCGCGGGTGGTCGTGGTGTATCTCGCCTTCCTTGCGATTCCGCTCGGCGACCTGTTCCACTCGGTGGTCTCGTTCACCGAGATGCTCTATCTCGTTCTCTTGGGTGACTTCGCCTTCCTGCCCGGGATGACCGAGTTCGTCCTTCCGGTCCTGCTGGGCAACACCGTCGGCGGGGTGGTCCTCGTCACCGTGGTCAACTACTTCCAGACCACCGAACGCCGCCTCGAATCCGCGCGGTTCGAGGGGGCAGACAGACAGCTCTCGCTTCGCGAGTGGGTGTTCGGCGGGCTGGTCGGCCGGGCGTACGTCCCCCTCATCGACACCGGCGAGGCCCACCCGGCTGCGAATCCCGACCGATACAGGGTGGTCGTGCCCATCTCGAACCCCCGGACCGAATCGCGGCTGGTCGATCTCGCCTGTACGGTCGCCAGCCAGCACGAGGACGCGGTCGTCCACGCGGTCCACATCGTCCAGCTTCCGACCCGTGGCACACAGGGGTACGGTGCCGACCAGCGCGAGCGCATCGTCGCCGAGTCCGAGAGGCATCTGGCCGACATCGGCGCGACGGCCGAGAGCTACGGCGTCGACTATGAGACCTCGACGGTGGTCTCGCACCGCTCGTTCGAGGAGCTGTTCGACATCGCCGAGCGCGAGCGCGCCGACCTCGTGGTGATGGGCTGGGACGACAAGCGGCCGTGGACGGGGCGAGCCGAGCGCTCGCTCGGCGAACTCACCAACAGCCTCCCCTGTGACTTCCTCGTGTTCAAGGACCGCGGCCTCGACCCCTCGAAGTTGCTCATCCCGACCGCGGGCGGTCCCCACTGCGACCTGAACGCCGCGGTGGCGCGGGCGTTCCGCGCCACCGCCGACGCGGAGGTGACGGTCCTCCACATCGTCGACGGGCCGGACGAGCGCGAGGCTGGCGAGGCGTTCCTCGAAGAGTGGGCGGCCGACAACGACCTCGGCGACGCGAGGCTCGTCGTCGACGACTCGGGCGACGTGGAAGCCGCCATCGAGCGCGAGGCCGCCGACCACTCGCTGTTGTTCATGGGCGCGACCGAACGAGGGTTGCTCGCGCGGCTCGCGACCGACTCGCTACACTTCGACGTGGTCGACGACACGAGAACGTCGGTCGTACTCGCCGAGCGCGCGACCCGTCGGAGCCTCGTCGAACGGCTGTTCGGCCGGTGACCTCAGATCAGGTCGTCTAGCTCGTCGTTGTGGAACTGCTCGGCCGGGTCGCGCTCGGGTTCGTCGGCCTGCTTGCTGGCCTGTTTCGCGCGCTCCATGAACTCCTCGACTCGGTCGGAGCGTTCGACCCCGCCGAGCAGGATGAGCGACGCGAGCCGACCGCTGTCGAGCGGGAAGTCCCCGCCCCGGACCTGCAGGCTCCCGGTCTCGTCTTCCATCCACTTTCGGGCGCGCTCGACGCCCTTCCGCGGGATGGCCTCGGGCTGGCCCGCCACGACCAGCAGGCCCGAGTCGGCCTCGACCGCGTTCGGCAGGCTGAGGTTGCTGAGGAGCGCCCGCCGGGTCGTCGAAGTCACGGTGTTGATGTTCTCCTCGGCCTCGTCGCTGGCTTCCGCGCTCGCGAATCCGAGCGTGGCGATGCCGCCCGACCGGAGGGTGTTGATGACCTCGCTGGAGTCGACCACGCTCTCGCCGACCCCCTCGACCGCCTCGCCCGAGGCGAACAGCAGACCGACACGCTGGGCGATGTTCTGGTTGATGGACTCGAACGCCTCGCCGACGCTCTCGCCCGAGGAGTGCCACGCGTCGTTGTCGATGAGCAGGGTCGCGTCGGCCTCCCGGACGAGGGTCATCAGCGACCGCCCGGCGTTGGCCTGATACATCGCGCCCTCGCCCCTGCCCGGCAGGATGCCGAGGCCGTAGACCGGAATCTCGTAGACGCGATTGAGTTCGCGCGCGAGGACGGGCGCGCCGCCCGACCCGGTGCCGCCGCCGAGTCCGGCGACGACGAAGATGGCCTCGGCCTCGGCGGTGATGCGGCCGTCGAGAGCGTCCATCACCTCGGTCGCGTCGCTCTGCATGACCTCCGCGCCGAGTTCGTTGTCGCCGCCGACGCCGTGGCCCTTCACGCGGTCCTGACCGATCAGCACCGTGTCGAGGTCGAGCGACTGGAGGTCGGTCCTCGCGGAGTTGACCGCGAGCGCGCCTTTGACCGCGCCGAATCCCATCCGCTGGTCGTACTCGGCTAGCTTCTGAGTCAACTTCCCCCCGGCTTGTCCGACACCAATCAGGACGACTTTCATGGGAGGGAGACTCGAATTCGCGCATAATCAACCTTGCGGCACTCGGTCTGGCGTCCCGGCGAGGCGGTCCCCAGTCCGGGTACGGTTCGGTCGCGACACGGCCGCGAACGTACCCTTAAATACCAGAACGGGACCACACCGGGCCATGTCCGAACCGGACGCACTGGACGAGCGACTCCGCGCCGTCGAGCGCGCGCTCACCGACGGCGACCGCGACCTGACCGACCTCAGAACCGGCGCGGAACTGACCCGCGAGGTCGAGGCGCTCTGCGAGCGCCTCGACGACGCGGAGGACCGACTCGACGAACTCGACGCCGCGACGCAGGCGCTCAGGGGCTACGTCGGGAGCGTCCGGGCGGTCAACGAGTCTGTCGAGCGCCGGGCCGACGCCGCACTCGCGAAGGCCGAGTCGCTCGAAACCGACCGCCAGTCCCGTTCCGGCCGGGATTCGGGGGCCGACTCCGACTTCGCATCCGACTCCGACCCCGGACTCGCCCGCCACCCCGGTCCCACCTGCGACTGCGAGCGTCGCCGGGCCGACCCCTCGGAGTGGCCGGGGACCGAGGCCGAGACTGCGCCAGACGAGTCTCCCGGCCTGCTCGCCAGACTCGCGGAGGCGCTGTCGTGATACGCACCGTCCTCGCCGTGGTGCTCGCCGCGGCGCTCGTGGGTGTCGCGACCCCCGCGCTCGACGCGGCGCGCACGACCCGGTCCGAGCGACTGACCGCGGCCGAACTCGGCCGGGTCGAGACCGCCGCGGAGGGTCTCGTC from Halorussus salilacus carries:
- a CDS encoding tubulin/FtsZ family protein, translated to MKVVLIGVGQAGGKLTQKLAEYDQRMGFGAVKGALAVNSARTDLQSLDLDTVLIGQDRVKGHGVGGDNELGAEVMQSDATEVMDALDGRITAEAEAIFVVAGLGGGTGSGGAPVLARELNRVYEIPVYGLGILPGRGEGAMYQANAGRSLMTLVREADATLLIDNDAWHSSGESVGEAFESINQNIAQRVGLLFASGEAVEGVGESVVDSSEVINTLRSGGIATLGFASAEASDEAEENINTVTSTTRRALLSNLSLPNAVEADSGLLVVAGQPEAIPRKGVERARKWMEDETGSLQVRGGDFPLDSGRLASLILLGGVERSDRVEEFMERAKQASKQADEPERDPAEQFHNDELDDLI
- a CDS encoding DUF7310 family coiled-coil domain-containing protein, translating into MSEPDALDERLRAVERALTDGDRDLTDLRTGAELTREVEALCERLDDAEDRLDELDAATQALRGYVGSVRAVNESVERRADAALAKAESLETDRQSRSGRDSGADSDFASDSDPGLARHPGPTCDCERRRADPSEWPGTEAETAPDESPGLLARLAEALS
- a CDS encoding PadR family transcriptional regulator, coding for MSEAQTLTETSTARNLTAFQQNILTILSEEPMYGLAIKRELEEFYGEEVNHGRLYPNLDTLVEKGYVEKSELDKRTNQYELTDEGLAVVVDALQWKLSKFVTDDERAEQVRDLVADNE
- a CDS encoding alkaline phosphatase family protein, producing the protein MGLFDRLRGDDKPRVAFFGIDGVPYSFLEDHFDEFENLATLADEGSAGPIDSIVPPESSACWPSLTTGVNPGETGVYGFQDREIGSYDTYVPMGRDVQATRVWDRVQESGRDATVMNVPVTFPPQRNVQRMVSGFLSPGVDKAAYPDEMREQLESVGYRIDANAKLGHDEDKSEFIENAHETLDARYEAFKHYLQEDDWDLFFGVFMTTDRVNHFLFKHYEDDGEYREEFLDFYRKLDRYLGEIRQNLPDDVTMLVASDHGFTSLDYEFYANTWLEREGWLSFEDDDHEELGDITDDTEAYSLIPGRFYINLEGREPRGSVPESEYEDKRAQLKEALENLEGPDGRKVVERVVEKEEAFHGDHDDIAPDLVAIPNYGFDLKAGFKGHDDAFGQGPRNGMHSFDNASLFVDDPEANVEDVDLFDIAPTILDLLEADYDAAEFDGRSLV
- a CDS encoding DHH family phosphoesterase, producing MAFGSPLDGAEMVVMAATLLLSGGLVFYAAQTFNDWRRDGERAPVDALKNTVAGQNRVALVVPDGPSIDALAAAVGLQALCREWGVTARLFAEGAVTGEDSKTFCNIFDLELTEVGETGDDLTDCDAAIAVGGGGGVPRLSNNPPVVAVVRHRPTAEENILTVTPTDDGATSTTVARLLDQEMVIPDQRVATALLYGVRAGTREFRRANGQHDYEAAGFLHTYADLGRIEDLRSPGMSGDTFDVISDAIANRERRASFAATNVGSVPAVSALEEAADTMLRLEGVSTAAVFGIHEETIVVSCRAEDVRTNALDILDTAFENSETTGGNTDSATARVPLGLFAQVDGEHEETLDMLIDTSTRKSLFEAFESS
- a CDS encoding formate/nitrite transporter family protein, which encodes MVDPDQSDPDAEPDERVREAVERSRSGAPAAGSVVRDRFTTDEVFQRILAAADEEITSGSRELFFSALAGGFAITITFMLYVSMSASTDSHPVLSALLYPLGFIYIIIGGYQLYTENTLPPVALTLERVASIPAMLRNWTVVLAGNFAGGAAGAAALAFGGVLSPEAATKAAEIAQHGVETGWWSLFAKAAFAGLIVAGVVWVEYAARDTISRVVVVYLAFLAIPLGDLFHSVVSFTEMLYLVLLGDFAFLPGMTEFVLPVLLGNTVGGVVLVTVVNYFQTTERRLESARFEGADRQLSLREWVFGGLVGRAYVPLIDTGEAHPAANPDRYRVVVPISNPRTESRLVDLACTVASQHEDAVVHAVHIVQLPTRGTQGYGADQRERIVAESERHLADIGATAESYGVDYETSTVVSHRSFEELFDIAERERADLVVMGWDDKRPWTGRAERSLGELTNSLPCDFLVFKDRGLDPSKLLIPTAGGPHCDLNAAVARAFRATADAEVTVLHIVDGPDEREAGEAFLEEWAADNDLGDARLVVDDSGDVEAAIEREAADHSLLFMGATERGLLARLATDSLHFDVVDDTRTSVVLAERATRRSLVERLFGR
- a CDS encoding inorganic diphosphatase — encoded protein: MTNLWEDLETGPNPPEEIYAVVECLKGERNKYEYDKDIPGVMLDRVLHSNVHYPSDYGFIPQSYYDDEDPFDVLVLVEDQTFPGCVIEARPVALMKMDDDGEQDDKVIAVPSEDPRYDHIQDLEDVPQQTLDEIDEFFATYKNLEAGKEVETQGWEDKQAAKDAIEHAMDLYEQTFA